One window from the genome of Nitrospinota bacterium encodes:
- a CDS encoding class II aldolase/adducin family protein — translation MMNHSEAKEEIIRIGRLLHQKGFVAASDGNISIKVGDERIITTPTGLSKGFLTKDQLVVIDRKGKKISGKLEPSSEVLMHLCVYEERKDVSAVIHAHPPISTAFSISGVSLARCMLPEVVCTLGAIPTTDYATPSTEEVPEVIRVLIKSYDALILDRHGALTVGKDLFEAYMKLEKVEHTASITLAARQLGNIRFLPQEEVEKLERICGTKVSKTESSKCVECDGCGLSDPKEKKEEEEIVKIIYNEVKKEICKTN, via the coding sequence ATGATGAATCATTCAGAGGCAAAAGAAGAAATCATAAGAATAGGCAGACTCCTCCATCAAAAGGGTTTTGTAGCGGCCAGTGATGGAAATATAAGTATTAAGGTAGGAGATGAGAGGATCATTACCACGCCCACAGGTCTGAGCAAGGGATTTCTGACAAAGGACCAGTTAGTGGTTATAGATAGAAAAGGAAAAAAGATTTCTGGGAAACTTGAGCCCTCATCCGAGGTCTTGATGCATCTTTGTGTATACGAAGAGAGAAAGGATGTGAGTGCGGTCATCCATGCCCATCCCCCAATCAGTACAGCCTTTTCAATATCAGGGGTCTCACTGGCAAGGTGCATGTTGCCGGAGGTCGTCTGCACATTAGGGGCGATTCCTACAACAGATTATGCAACCCCGAGCACTGAAGAGGTTCCTGAGGTCATAAGGGTACTCATTAAGAGTTATGATGCCTTAATCCTTGACAGACATGGTGCACTAACTGTAGGAAAAGACCTCTTTGAAGCCTATATGAAGCTCGAAAAAGTAGAGCATACCGCAAGTATTACCCTTGCAGCACGGCAGCTGGGAAATATAAGGTTTTTGCCTCAAGAAGAGGTAGAAAAGCTTGAAAGAATCTGCGGGACAAAGGTATCAAAGACAGAGAGCAGCAAATGTGTTGAGTGCGATGGATGCGGGCTTTCAGACCCTAAGGAAAAAAAAGAAGAAGAGGAAATTGTAAAGATAATTTACAACGAAGTGAAAAAAGAGATCTGTAAGACAAACTAG
- a CDS encoding EutN/CcmL family microcompartment protein, with protein MVIGKVIKRIVSTVKNKEYSKYKLLLVQPTSIKKTKKERPFLAIDLVQAGEGDEVLVVREGGSARMSIKNNKAPVRSVIVGIIDSINIGI; from the coding sequence TTGGTTATTGGGAAAGTAATTAAAAGAATTGTTTCGACCGTTAAAAATAAAGAATATTCAAAATATAAACTTTTATTGGTTCAACCAACCTCTATCAAAAAGACTAAAAAAGAAAGACCCTTTCTTGCCATAGATCTTGTTCAGGCAGGTGAGGGGGATGAGGTGTTGGTTGTGAGAGAAGGGGGATCTGCTCGCATGAGCATAAAAAATAATAAAGCTCCTGTGCGTTCAGTCATCGTTGGTATTATAGATAGTATTAATATAGGAATATAG
- a CDS encoding EutN/CcmL family microcompartment protein, translating into MQLGRVTGKVVATRKLDSIANLKMLIVQPLDQDKRPMGKEIVAIDTVQAGQEDTVFFVTGREASFPLPEAFNPVDATIIGIVDSID; encoded by the coding sequence ATGCAGTTAGGCAGGGTAACAGGGAAGGTCGTTGCAACAAGAAAATTGGATTCCATTGCCAATCTCAAGATGCTTATTGTTCAGCCGCTTGATCAGGACAAAAGACCTATGGGCAAAGAAATTGTTGCCATAGATACGGTTCAGGCAGGGCAAGAGGATACGGTCTTTTTTGTCACGGGAAGAGAGGCATCCTTCCCCCTTCCAGAGGCTTTTAACCCTGTTGATGCAACAATTATTGGAATTGTAGATTCAATAGATTGA
- a CDS encoding BMC domain-containing protein, whose product MKKGQQFKPIIQDIQERLIYSEPSLGLLELNSIAKGLKVCDEVLKQASVDLIEAAPICTGKYLIIIGGEVDSVKSSFDRGLELAGVNIVDSLYLPKIDRKVFPALLGIQKVEEIESLGIIETVSVASSIIAADIAVKTAEVDLIEIRLAQGLGGKGFVLVSGNLNNVLASIEAGIIPIREKGLLLKEEIIPSPDSLLINKIFLGR is encoded by the coding sequence ATGAAAAAGGGTCAGCAATTTAAGCCGATTATACAAGATATTCAAGAGAGGCTCATCTATAGCGAGCCCTCATTGGGCCTTTTAGAGCTGAATAGTATTGCAAAAGGGTTAAAGGTCTGCGATGAAGTACTGAAACAGGCCTCTGTTGATTTGATAGAAGCCGCTCCCATATGTACAGGAAAGTATCTCATCATTATTGGGGGTGAGGTAGATTCAGTCAAATCATCCTTTGATAGGGGGCTTGAGTTAGCCGGAGTTAATATCGTGGATTCGCTCTATCTTCCTAAAATCGATAGAAAGGTCTTCCCTGCTCTTTTAGGCATCCAGAAGGTAGAAGAGATAGAATCGTTGGGCATCATAGAAACTGTCTCAGTGGCTTCATCCATCATTGCAGCAGATATTGCTGTAAAGACTGCAGAGGTAGATCTCATAGAGATTCGTCTGGCTCAAGGTTTAGGGGGCAAGGGCTTTGTTTTAGTTTCAGGAAATTTGAATAATGTATTGGCATCCATAGAGGCAGGAATTATTCCCATAAGAGAAAAGGGGCTTTTATTAAAGGAGGAGATTATTCCCTCCCCGGACAGCCTCCTTATTAATAAAATCTTTCTGGGAAGGTAA
- a CDS encoding aldehyde dehydrogenase family protein, translating to MKLDEGQIRSIVDKVVLRLVKEEKEELLPKNTCVVEEPIGIFPDINSAISAACESQKKLASLPLEKREEIILSIRNSGIKNSEHLAKLAVEETGLGRCEDKIKKNLLVSNLTPGIEDLKPIAFSGDHGLTITERAPYGVIGSITPVTNPSETIINNSIGMIAGGNSVVFNPHPKAKKVSLKTIDFLNREIVENGGPENLLTTLEDPTISTAQELMNHPGIDLLVVTGGQDVVREAKKSGKKVIAAGPGNPPVVVDETADIEKAGKDIVDGASLDNNIVCTDEKEVFVVDKVFDELKESMKKNGAFELNQHQGKRLKRLILEEDKGPNTPSIINRKFVGKDAKEYLKALDIDYKGEVRLLIMETEKDHPFVRTELLMPILPIVRARDVDEAIGMAIKAESGRGHTASMFSKNIEKLSKMARLINTSIFVKNGPSYAGLGLGGEGYTSFTIATGTGEGLTTAKTFTRERRCTLVDYFRIV from the coding sequence ATGAAACTTGATGAAGGGCAGATACGCTCTATCGTGGATAAGGTCGTCTTGAGGTTGGTTAAGGAGGAAAAAGAAGAGTTATTGCCCAAAAATACCTGTGTTGTTGAAGAGCCCATAGGGATATTCCCAGACATTAATTCTGCTATAAGTGCTGCTTGTGAGTCTCAAAAAAAGCTCGCATCCTTGCCTTTAGAAAAAAGAGAGGAGATTATTCTTTCTATAAGAAATTCTGGCATAAAAAACTCTGAACACTTGGCAAAGCTGGCTGTTGAAGAGACAGGACTGGGACGCTGTGAAGACAAGATTAAAAAAAATCTCTTAGTATCCAATCTTACACCAGGTATAGAAGACTTAAAACCAATTGCTTTTTCCGGGGATCATGGCCTGACTATAACAGAAAGAGCACCGTATGGGGTTATCGGTTCGATTACCCCTGTGACCAATCCCTCTGAGACAATTATCAATAACAGCATAGGGATGATTGCTGGAGGGAATTCAGTGGTATTTAATCCTCACCCCAAAGCAAAAAAAGTCTCTTTAAAAACCATAGATTTTTTAAACAGGGAGATTGTTGAGAACGGAGGACCTGAAAATCTCTTAACAACCCTAGAAGATCCAACGATTTCCACAGCTCAAGAGCTTATGAACCATCCAGGAATAGACCTTCTTGTTGTTACAGGAGGTCAAGATGTTGTAAGGGAGGCCAAAAAAAGCGGAAAGAAAGTTATTGCAGCAGGTCCTGGCAACCCTCCTGTGGTTGTGGATGAAACCGCTGACATAGAAAAGGCCGGCAAAGATATTGTTGATGGTGCTTCTCTGGATAATAACATCGTCTGTACAGACGAAAAAGAGGTCTTTGTGGTGGATAAAGTCTTTGATGAACTGAAAGAATCAATGAAAAAAAACGGCGCCTTTGAATTGAATCAGCACCAGGGCAAGAGGTTGAAGAGACTCATCCTGGAGGAAGATAAGGGACCAAATACTCCTTCCATCATAAACAGAAAATTTGTAGGCAAGGATGCTAAGGAGTATTTAAAAGCTCTTGATATCGATTATAAAGGGGAAGTCAGACTGCTGATAATGGAGACAGAAAAAGACCATCCCTTTGTACGGACAGAGTTATTGATGCCGATTCTTCCGATTGTCAGGGCAAGGGATGTGGATGAGGCGATTGGTATGGCCATAAAAGCAGAAAGCGGAAGAGGCCATACAGCTTCGATGTTCTCAAAAAACATAGAAAAGCTGAGCAAGATGGCACGGCTGATTAATACATCGATTTTTGTGAAGAATGGCCCTTCGTACGCTGGTCTTGGTCTGGGAGGTGAGGGCTATACATCCTTTACCATAGCTACTGGAACAGGAGAGGGGCTTACAACTGCAAAGACCTTTACACGGGAGAGGAGATGCACCCTCGTTGATTACTTCAGAATCGTATAA
- a CDS encoding EutN/CcmL family microcompartment protein — translation MLLGKVIGTVVSTQKEEQLKGFKFYIVEQVDANNHLTGDTIVAVDSVGSGIGEIVLYATGSSARQTKITENKPVDAVIVAIVDTWEVEGEVKYKKD, via the coding sequence ATGCTCTTGGGAAAAGTTATAGGAACAGTTGTCTCAACCCAAAAGGAAGAGCAATTAAAAGGATTCAAGTTTTATATTGTCGAGCAGGTTGATGCAAATAACCATCTAACTGGTGATACAATCGTTGCGGTCGATTCTGTCGGTTCTGGCATAGGTGAGATTGTCTTATATGCAACAGGTAGTTCTGCAAGACAGACTAAGATTACAGAAAATAAACCGGTAGATGCGGTTATCGTCGCTATCGTGGATACCTGGGAGGTGGAAGGAGAAGTTAAGTATAAAAAAGATTAG
- a CDS encoding BMC domain-containing protein, translated as MGDALGMIETKGFIGMVEASDAMVKAAKVELIGFEKIGGGYVTAIIRGDVAAVKAATEAGSRTAEKVGELVSVHVIPRPHENVDRVLPLGKRKGGPK; from the coding sequence ATGGGTGATGCATTAGGGATGATTGAAACAAAAGGTTTCATCGGAATGGTAGAGGCATCTGATGCTATGGTTAAGGCAGCAAAGGTTGAATTAATTGGTTTTGAAAAGATCGGCGGAGGATATGTAACAGCAATTATCAGAGGTGACGTAGCTGCTGTGAAGGCTGCTACTGAAGCTGGATCAAGGACAGCCGAAAAGGTTGGAGAACTGGTTTCTGTACACGTCATACCTCGACCCCATGAAAACGTGGATAGAGTTTTGCCTCTGGGTAAAAGAAAAGGGGGTCCTAAATAG
- a CDS encoding MurR/RpiR family transcriptional regulator: protein MKNKRKSSLKEELKGCLIRIRGAYSDLYSAEKKVADYILDNPQEIMHLSVTEVASQSRVSEATVVRFCRSLGYKGYQDFKLTLARDTVSPIKTIHEDLEKSDDIGAITHKVFQNNIQALKDTLEVLDIKEMERAKEVLMKAEKILIIGVGTSSPNVMDAYNKFFRIGLNCSSQTDSHLQVMEAALLKKGDVLVAISHSGSTKDPIETLKVAKKRGATTICITNNSLSPITKEADIKLLTASRETRFKSEALASRIAQTSIINALFMALSLHRFNKTLRYTKLIEESIVVKQY from the coding sequence ATGAAAAATAAAAGGAAATCATCACTCAAAGAAGAACTGAAGGGATGTCTAATCAGGATAAGAGGGGCTTATTCAGACCTCTATTCAGCAGAAAAAAAGGTGGCTGATTATATATTGGATAATCCCCAGGAAATTATGCATTTATCTGTTACTGAAGTTGCCAGCCAAAGCAGGGTCAGTGAGGCAACTGTAGTAAGATTTTGCCGGTCTTTAGGCTACAAGGGATATCAAGATTTCAAACTGACATTAGCAAGGGATACCGTATCTCCGATTAAAACCATACATGAAGATTTGGAGAAATCTGATGATATAGGAGCAATAACGCATAAGGTCTTTCAGAATAATATCCAGGCTCTAAAAGATACGTTAGAAGTTCTCGATATAAAAGAAATGGAAAGGGCAAAAGAGGTCTTAATGAAAGCAGAGAAGATACTGATAATAGGAGTGGGAACATCCTCTCCTAATGTGATGGATGCATATAATAAGTTTTTTAGAATAGGGTTGAATTGCTCCTCTCAAACAGATAGTCATCTGCAGGTAATGGAGGCCGCTCTTTTGAAAAAAGGGGATGTATTGGTAGCGATATCTCATTCAGGAAGCACTAAAGACCCTATAGAGACCCTTAAGGTTGCAAAGAAGAGGGGAGCTACTACGATATGTATAACAAATAATTCCCTTTCTCCTATTACAAAAGAGGCAGATATAAAACTTTTAACAGCATCAAGGGAAACACGATTTAAGAGTGAAGCCCTTGCTTCAAGAATTGCTCAGACAAGTATCATTAATGCGCTGTTTATGGCTCTTTCTCTTCATCGTTTTAATAAAACCCTGAGATATACTAAGCTCATTGAGGAGTCAATTGTTGTTAAGCAATATTAG